A single genomic interval of Gossypium raimondii isolate GPD5lz chromosome 11, ASM2569854v1, whole genome shotgun sequence harbors:
- the LOC105801665 gene encoding uncharacterized protein LOC105801665: MGDPSASYIHMVHHLIEECLIFNMSKEECMEALSKHANIKPVITSTVWNELQKENNEFFEAYTKGRDQRANELEQRQTQLINASIKENQKN, from the exons atgGGTGATCCTTCAGCTTCATATATCCACATG gTACACCATCTCATAGAAGAGTGTTTGATCTTCAACATGAGCAAAGAAGAGTGCATGGAAGCTTTGTCTAAGCATGCAAATATTAAACCAGTCATTACTTCCACag tttggaATGAGTTGCAGAAAGAAAACAACGAGTTCTTTGAAGCTTACACAAAGGGCagagatcaaagagcaaatgaATTAGAGCAAAGGCAAACCCAGCTTATTAATGCTTCCATTAAAGAGAACCAAAAGAACTAa
- the LOC105761817 gene encoding exocyst complex component EXO70H1, whose protein sequence is MPRKGMRSLCFSPETPLFQGSVSPSSSITSPASGFSESMIEQIIDTAAIIVAKWDGETSPYAKVTSMFYESKREAMHFIRSVNDLRKIMHFLVSGQDSGSENLIRAQRLMQIAMKRLQKEFYQILSMNRAHLDPESVSTRSSRTSTQSSLSDYDYDASPDYEIGAAKESISEVEEVSFMAMSDLKSIADCMIGSGYAKECVQIYNMIRKSIINEGIYKLGIEKVSSSKINKMEWDVLNLKIKDWLEAMKISMRTLFTGERILCDFVFSSSDSIRESCFSEITKEGALLLFEFPEVVGKVKKSSPERIFRLLGMYTAISDNWPEIETIFSFESISAVRSQALNSMARLSESVRLLLLDFESMIRKDSSKTTVPGGGIHPLTIYSMNYLTALGDYGNILADIISDWPPPAISSLPEISFYSPVSNESPAAPISDRISRLIIVLLCKLDSKAKYYKDAAVSYLFLANNLQYVISRIHKSNLHSLLSKEWITKHEVKVNQLATSYERFAWGNVLASLPANPTAPMKPAEAKECFRKFSISFEDAYWKQISCVVPNSMLRDQIKVSIGRKLVAVYQNFFDSHKSTIGDEKSITLFVRFYPEDVGNYLSDLFIRTLTSGGGSSPSSSS, encoded by the coding sequence ATGCCGCGGAAAGGAATGAGGAGTCTTTGTTTCAGCCCTGAAACGCCGTTGTTTCAAGGGTCGGTGTCACCATCATCTTCGATAACCTCGCCGGCCAGTGGATTCTCCGAATCCATGATCGAGCAAATCATTGACACGGCCGCTATCATCGTCGCAAAATGGGACGGGGAAACCTCGCCGTACGCTAAGGTGACCTCTATGTTCTACGAAAGCAAAAGAGAAGCCATGCACTTCATCAGATCCGTCAACGACCTGCGAAAAATCATGCATTTTCTCGTTTCCGGTCAAGATTCCGGTTCGGAAAACCTCATTCGAGCTCAACGTTTGATGCAAATCGCAATGAAGAGGCTTCAAAAGGAGTTTTACCAGATTTTATCGATGAACCGGGCTCATTTGGATCCGGAATCGGTTTCCACTCGATCATCACGGACATCCACGCAATCAAGCTTGTCGGATTACGATTACGATGCTTCACCGGACTATGAAATCGGCGCCGCCAAAGAATCCATCTCTGAAGTTGAAGAAGTTTCTTTCATGGCGATGTCAGATCTGAAATCGATAGCGGATTGTATGATCGGTTCTGGTTACGCTAAAGAATGCGTTCAAATTTATAACATGATTCGGAAATCGATTATCAATGAAGGTATTTATAAGCTCGGAATCGAAAAAGTAAGCTCGTCGAAGATCAATAAAATGGAGTGGGATGTActgaatttgaaaatcaagGACTGGTTAGAAGCCATGAAGATTTCAATGAGGACGCTTTTTACTGGAGAAAGAATCCTATGCGATTTCGtcttttcctcgtcggattccATTAGAGAATCTTGCTTTTCGGAGATTACAAAAGAAGGTGCCCTCCTTCTGTTTGAATTCCCCGAAGTCGTCGGTAAGGTGAAAAAATCGTCGCCGGAGAGAATTTTCCGACTTCTCGGCATGTACACGGCTATTTCAGATAACTGGCCAGAGATCGAAACGATCTTTTCTTTTGAATCGATTTCAGCCGTTCGATCCCAAGCTCTTAACTCGATGGCTCGACTCAGTGAGTCAGTGCGGTTGTTATTATTAGATTTTGAGTCCATGATCCGAAAGGACTCGTCCAAAACGACTGTTCCTGGCGGCGGTATTCATCCTCTGACGATCTACTCTATGAATTACCTCACTGCCCTAGGCGATTACGGTAACATCCTCGCCGACATTATCTCGGACTGGCCACCGCCGGCGATATCATCTTTGCCAGAAATCTCCTTTTACAGTCCTGTTTCCAATGAATCTCCGGCAGCGCCCATCTCCGACCGCATTTCGCGGCTAATTATCGTCCTACTCTGCAAACTCGATAGCAAAGCCAAGTATTACAAAGACGCCGCCGTTTCATACCTATTCTTAGCCAACAATCTCCAATACGTAATCTCCAGGATCCATAAATCCAATCTCCATTCCTTACTCAGTAAGGAATGGATCACTAAACACGAAGTCAAGGTGAACCAGCTCGCAACGAGCTACGAGCGGTTCGCATGGGGCAACGTACTCGCCTCGTTGCCGGCAAATCCAACGGCTCCGATGAAACCGGCGGAAGCCAAAGAATGTTTCAGGAAATTCAGTATAAGCTTCGAAGATGCGTATTGGAAGCAGATTTCTTGCGTCGTGCCCAACTCAATGCTCAGAGACCAAATCAAAGTATCCATCGGAAGGAAACTCGTCGCCGTTTACCAGAACTTTTTCGATTCCCATAAATCGACGATCGGAGATGAAAAGAGCATCACATTGTTCGTCAGGTTTTACCCTGAAGACGTCGGGAATTACTTGTCGGATTTGTTCATTCGGACGCTTACTTCCGGCGGCGGTTCATCTCCGTCTTCTTCCTCTTAG